A genome region from Ottowia testudinis includes the following:
- a CDS encoding zeta toxin family protein has product MGKVSSTDIDDAPRVVIFAGPNGAGKSTHADAILQAMGIATFVNADYIARGLAGAHTETVNITAGRIMLRRLHELAAAREDFAFESTLASRSFAPFLRSLKAVGYRVAIYYFSLANTQLAVRRVKLRVKLGGHDVPADIVRRRFARSRANFFALYAPLADDWAVFDNSHAGNARLIAECHQQQMQIKDASTWIRINPESAAPKA; this is encoded by the coding sequence GTGGGGAAAGTAAGCTCAACCGATATCGATGACGCACCGCGCGTCGTCATCTTTGCCGGCCCCAATGGCGCTGGCAAATCCACCCATGCCGATGCCATTCTCCAAGCCATGGGCATCGCCACCTTCGTCAACGCCGACTACATCGCCCGTGGCCTGGCCGGCGCCCATACCGAAACAGTGAACATCACTGCCGGCCGAATCATGTTGCGGCGGCTTCACGAACTTGCCGCTGCGCGAGAAGACTTTGCCTTCGAATCCACCCTCGCCAGCCGCAGCTTCGCGCCCTTTTTGCGCAGTCTGAAGGCGGTCGGCTACCGCGTCGCCATTTACTACTTCTCACTCGCCAACACCCAGTTGGCGGTCCGCCGCGTCAAATTGCGCGTCAAACTGGGAGGCCATGACGTGCCAGCCGACATCGTCCGCCGCCGGTTCGCCCGCAGCCGCGCCAACTTTTTTGCACTTTATGCGCCGCTGGCCGATGATTGGGCCGTGTTCGACAACTCACACGCGGGCAACGCCCGCCTGATCGCCGAATGCCACCAACAGCAAATGCAAATCAAGGATGCATCGACATGGATCCGAATCAACCCCGAGTCCGCAGCACCGAAAGCCTGA
- a CDS encoding SIR2 family protein, whose product MKLAELKSQLKAKERSIKDLLRFIETRSDQNPNHTLLLGAGCSVTSGVRSASALCNLWRREIIEELAPTLITSGLDEQQDWLKKNQNDWYDAQKEYSTLFERKYDLQRQRRMFVENEVKDAFPSIGYTYLTALIDQNYFNTVFTTNFDDLVNESFFLYSNERPIVCAHDSSINSVTITSKRPKIIKLHGDYLFDDIKATERETESLDQNMKEKFVEFAKDYGLIVIGYSGGDRSIMDIISLLLKNDEYFKNGLYWCIRKDSDVPEELRRLLWRERVYFVEIGGFDELMAEMYAHLSKGELIPPSTTHGRNRYDSVIKRLLDNPTAFPTTSENLRAAKEIFIRQSKRKAIANLIINPDSKDKPLPQSDFTDDDLLLLTNLEKLFREKKYEELIAESRIHLHNIADSSVGDRIASMLINAYIALRQDHEAKRVADHMDSISPCSSKWLLKKARLINAPKDKLEILELALSRDIYSSEALRALGRWHSDQCGITMGEARKQAYESAYDYFKKSIVAAPSKSNLAWSLQHELVRQHEKNKPRKNDRLNEIETTLAHQGALDWGLLNLKVERLDKDQNKIAFNQLVEQIGQGKTRAPKSLKIHFDRLLLRAHINYEQYDDAKLILDELHSSQEHVSDSGLAYDIAKAMRKNFAMDDLAASVLKDNLAADDFDATVFSYLFRTLLDISYYDEAKQLLDRFAENVLDTHEWRLRHEYHERIGDFASALDALEKREHLGSPTDYSAKSYLLLRQKKFNEAREFCQQYLTSISYTPEATTIIVNLEVARKHLKSKPDNGRLDAVIAYEPTDVNKAVVAALKDHKKEALSHIENQLKKDKTFRFDISRWPVFEEISKEPEYQRIAAAFKHN is encoded by the coding sequence ATGAAACTCGCAGAGCTAAAGAGCCAGTTAAAAGCAAAAGAACGCAGCATAAAAGACCTACTCCGATTCATCGAAACAAGGTCGGACCAGAATCCTAACCACACACTACTACTTGGCGCCGGCTGCTCTGTTACTTCCGGCGTCCGGTCAGCTAGCGCGCTCTGCAATCTGTGGCGCAGAGAAATAATTGAAGAACTGGCGCCCACTCTCATCACATCGGGCTTAGACGAGCAACAGGACTGGCTAAAAAAGAACCAGAACGACTGGTACGATGCCCAAAAAGAGTATTCCACACTATTCGAAAGAAAATACGACCTTCAAAGACAGCGTCGAATGTTCGTTGAAAACGAAGTTAAGGACGCTTTCCCATCAATCGGTTACACGTATTTAACCGCACTAATCGATCAAAACTACTTTAATACGGTATTCACAACAAATTTCGACGATTTAGTCAACGAATCTTTTTTCTTGTACAGCAACGAACGCCCGATAGTCTGCGCCCACGACTCCTCCATAAACTCCGTAACGATTACCTCTAAACGCCCCAAAATCATCAAACTACACGGCGACTACTTATTCGACGACATCAAGGCCACAGAACGCGAAACAGAGTCTCTCGATCAAAATATGAAAGAGAAATTCGTCGAATTTGCCAAAGATTATGGGCTTATCGTTATTGGTTATTCTGGCGGCGATAGATCTATAATGGATATTATATCATTGCTCCTAAAAAATGATGAGTATTTCAAGAACGGTCTATATTGGTGCATCAGGAAAGACTCAGACGTTCCAGAGGAACTGCGACGCCTTCTATGGCGAGAGCGCGTCTATTTCGTAGAAATAGGTGGGTTTGATGAGTTGATGGCCGAGATGTACGCACATCTATCCAAAGGTGAGCTAATACCACCATCGACCACGCATGGCAGAAATAGATATGACTCCGTGATCAAAAGACTGCTGGACAATCCGACCGCATTCCCCACAACTTCCGAAAACTTGAGAGCAGCGAAAGAAATTTTCATTCGACAATCGAAACGCAAAGCAATTGCAAATCTAATCATCAATCCAGACAGCAAAGATAAGCCGCTACCGCAATCCGATTTCACTGATGACGATCTACTTCTTCTAACAAACCTCGAAAAATTGTTTAGAGAAAAGAAGTACGAAGAACTAATTGCAGAATCACGAATTCACCTTCACAATATTGCAGACTCTAGCGTCGGGGATCGTATTGCGAGTATGCTAATTAACGCATATATTGCGCTTCGCCAAGATCATGAAGCTAAGAGGGTAGCCGATCATATGGACTCGATTTCCCCTTGCAGCAGTAAATGGCTCTTAAAGAAGGCGAGATTGATAAATGCACCCAAAGATAAACTTGAGATACTCGAACTAGCTCTTTCACGTGATATATATTCTTCCGAAGCCCTAAGAGCACTCGGTCGTTGGCACTCCGATCAGTGCGGCATTACGATGGGAGAAGCGAGAAAGCAAGCTTACGAAAGCGCATATGACTATTTCAAGAAGTCAATTGTTGCGGCACCCTCAAAAAGCAACCTAGCATGGTCACTTCAACATGAATTGGTAAGGCAACATGAGAAAAACAAACCCAGAAAAAATGATCGCTTAAATGAAATCGAAACAACTTTGGCTCACCAAGGCGCCTTAGATTGGGGTCTTCTTAACCTAAAGGTGGAGCGACTTGATAAGGATCAAAATAAAATCGCATTTAACCAGCTAGTTGAACAGATCGGTCAGGGCAAGACACGAGCGCCAAAGAGCCTAAAAATTCACTTCGACCGACTTTTGCTTCGTGCGCACATAAATTATGAACAGTACGATGACGCAAAACTTATTTTAGATGAGTTACACTCATCTCAAGAGCATGTTTCTGATTCCGGGCTAGCTTACGATATCGCAAAGGCAATGAGAAAGAACTTTGCGATGGATGATCTCGCCGCTTCTGTCCTGAAGGATAATTTGGCAGCGGATGACTTCGACGCGACAGTATTCTCGTATTTGTTTAGAACACTCTTAGATATCAGCTATTATGATGAGGCAAAACAACTCCTCGATAGATTCGCAGAGAACGTGTTGGACACGCACGAATGGAGGCTGCGGCACGAATACCATGAGCGAATCGGTGATTTTGCGAGCGCTCTGGACGCATTAGAAAAACGGGAACACCTCGGATCTCCGACAGACTATTCTGCCAAATCATACCTACTCCTGCGTCAAAAGAAATTCAATGAAGCAAGGGAATTCTGTCAACAATATTTGACTAGCATATCGTATACACCCGAAGCAACAACAATTATAGTAAATCTGGAGGTAGCACGAAAGCATCTAAAATCAAAACCAGATAATGGCCGCCTAGATGCCGTGATTGCTTACGAGCCAACAGATGTGAACAAAGCAGTTGTAGCGGCACTTAAAGATCACAAAAAGGAAGCGCTTTCACATATAGAAAATCAACTCAAGAAAGACAAGACCTTCCGATTTGATATTTCTCGCTGGCCAGTATTCGAAGAAATCTCTAAAGAGCCGGAATATCAGAGAATTGCGGCTGCATTTAAGCATAACTAA
- a CDS encoding restriction endonuclease, which yields MLGTRPVMVAIGQGLWMPGWFALGAGAVLLALHWLVRQRSAAAAKLPQIERRHAAHRVSQTLSQVEPTLEPATREARSPAPALAHERLTHWNPEVFAAIEWRRFEAVVEALFAQAGFETRAQTHGADGGVDVWLHSRHAGGAPVGVVQCKHWQGKPVPVSAMREFFGVMASHGLKRGTYATTSRFTPEALAFANANGINAQDGDGLLKLIATRTPEQQSALLAMAFDGEYWRPTCASCGMKMAERTARSNGKRFWGCVNFPHCKATLPMPAATGAA from the coding sequence ATGCTCGGCACGCGTCCGGTGATGGTCGCCATCGGTCAAGGGCTGTGGATGCCAGGTTGGTTCGCGTTGGGTGCCGGGGCGGTGCTGCTGGCATTGCATTGGCTGGTGCGTCAGCGCAGCGCAGCTGCAGCGAAGTTGCCTCAGATCGAACGCAGACACGCCGCGCACCGCGTTTCGCAGACCCTGAGTCAGGTCGAACCCACGCTGGAACCCGCGACACGCGAGGCCCGCTCGCCCGCCCCTGCCCTGGCTCACGAGCGCCTGACCCACTGGAACCCCGAAGTCTTCGCCGCCATCGAATGGCGCCGGTTCGAGGCGGTGGTGGAAGCGCTGTTTGCCCAGGCCGGCTTCGAGACGCGGGCGCAGACGCACGGGGCAGATGGCGGGGTGGATGTGTGGCTGCATTCTCGCCACGCGGGCGGCGCGCCGGTGGGCGTGGTGCAGTGCAAGCATTGGCAGGGCAAGCCGGTGCCGGTGTCGGCCATGCGCGAGTTCTTCGGGGTGATGGCGTCGCACGGGCTCAAGCGCGGCACCTACGCCACCACGTCGCGCTTTACGCCCGAAGCGCTGGCCTTTGCCAATGCCAACGGCATCAACGCGCAAGATGGCGATGGCTTGCTCAAGCTGATCGCCACACGCACGCCCGAGCAGCAGAGCGCGCTGCTGGCGATGGCCTTCGACGGCGAATACTGGCGCCCCACCTGCGCCAGCTGCGGCATGAAGATGGCCGAGCGCACCGCCCGTAGCAACGGCAAGCGCTTCTGGGGCTGCGTGAACTTTCCGCACTGCAAGGCCACGTTGCCGATGCCGGCTGCCACCGGCGCCGCATGA
- a CDS encoding nucleotidyltransferase domain-containing protein, whose protein sequence is MTLIGDALFPATRQRVLAVLFGSPDRSFYANELIGLARSGTGAVQRELASLLGAGLVTVREQGNQKHYQANAASPVFVELRGLVLKTVGLADVLRGALAPLAEQIAAAFVYGSVARHADTAASDVDVLVVSDSLGYAELFGALEGAAQTLGRAINPTLYTRAELARRRAQDNAFVTRVLTQPRIWLLGDEGVLANGD, encoded by the coding sequence ATGACTCTCATCGGCGATGCCCTCTTCCCCGCCACGCGGCAGCGCGTGCTGGCGGTGCTGTTCGGGTCGCCGGATCGCAGCTTCTACGCCAACGAGCTCATCGGGCTGGCGCGTTCGGGCACGGGGGCGGTCCAGCGAGAGTTGGCCAGTCTGCTGGGCGCCGGGTTGGTGACGGTGCGCGAGCAGGGCAACCAGAAGCACTATCAGGCCAACGCCGCCTCGCCCGTGTTTGTTGAGTTGCGCGGGCTGGTGCTCAAGACGGTGGGGCTGGCTGACGTGCTGCGCGGGGCGCTGGCGCCGCTGGCGGAGCAGATCGCAGCGGCGTTCGTCTATGGATCGGTGGCGCGCCACGCCGACACGGCCGCCAGCGACGTAGACGTGCTGGTGGTGAGTGACTCGCTGGGCTATGCCGAACTGTTCGGTGCACTGGAAGGCGCGGCGCAGACGCTGGGCCGCGCCATCAACCCCACGCTCTACACCCGCGCCGAGCTGGCGCGGCGCCGCGCCCAAGACAACGCCTTCGTCACCCGCGTGCTGACGCAGCCGCGCATCTGGCTGCTGGGCGATGAAGGGGTTCTGGCAAATGGCGACTGA
- a CDS encoding Fic family protein, with translation MTTTRWIWQAPDWPALHFNPQALQPAFSAARLAQGRLLGLASSLQLVDLAELQLTEWTQEAIATAQIEGEVLQVNSVRASAARRLGLPGASAGTRDPRTEATLDVLQAAVGQWQHAITADDLFGWHAALFPTGRSGMQPIVTGGWRTHPEPMQIVTPRFGKPDVVHYQAPASADVPAHMAEWLQWFNASRGQIDGLARAALAHLWFEAVHPFEDGNGRIGRAIVELALAQDMQSPQRLMSVSTQLLHARADYYAHLQAATGRPDVDVTPWVQWFAARVQGACEAATTHIQAALAKTRFWARIQADYPALSASQRKALGRLFDAGPEGFAGGLSTEKYVNLTGVSRATAYRELTHLTELGLLNRTGQGRGTRYGLADDVGSAEQTGVQA, from the coding sequence ATGACCACAACCCGATGGATCTGGCAGGCGCCTGACTGGCCCGCGCTGCACTTCAACCCCCAGGCGCTGCAGCCGGCCTTCTCGGCTGCCCGGCTGGCGCAGGGGCGCTTGCTGGGGCTGGCCAGCAGCCTGCAACTGGTGGACCTGGCTGAACTGCAACTCACCGAGTGGACGCAAGAGGCCATCGCCACGGCGCAGATCGAGGGCGAAGTTTTGCAGGTGAACAGCGTGCGCGCCTCAGCCGCGCGGCGGCTTGGCCTGCCCGGCGCCAGCGCTGGCACGCGCGACCCACGCACCGAGGCCACACTCGACGTGCTGCAGGCCGCCGTGGGCCAGTGGCAGCACGCGATCACGGCCGACGACCTGTTCGGCTGGCACGCTGCTCTGTTCCCCACCGGGCGCAGCGGTATGCAGCCCATCGTCACCGGCGGCTGGCGAACGCATCCTGAGCCGATGCAGATCGTGACCCCACGCTTCGGCAAGCCCGACGTGGTGCACTACCAAGCCCCTGCGTCCGCCGACGTGCCCGCGCACATGGCCGAGTGGCTGCAATGGTTCAACGCCAGCCGGGGCCAGATCGACGGGCTGGCGCGCGCCGCGCTGGCGCACCTGTGGTTCGAGGCCGTGCACCCGTTCGAAGACGGCAACGGCCGCATCGGCCGCGCCATCGTCGAGCTGGCCCTGGCGCAGGACATGCAAAGCCCGCAGCGGCTGATGAGCGTATCTACCCAGCTGCTGCACGCCCGCGCCGACTACTACGCGCACCTGCAGGCCGCCACCGGCCGCCCTGATGTGGATGTGACGCCGTGGGTGCAGTGGTTCGCTGCCCGCGTGCAGGGGGCGTGCGAAGCCGCCACCACCCACATCCAGGCGGCGCTGGCCAAGACGCGCTTCTGGGCCCGCATCCAGGCCGACTACCCCGCCTTGAGCGCCAGCCAGCGCAAAGCCCTGGGCCGCCTGTTCGACGCCGGGCCGGAGGGTTTTGCGGGCGGCCTGAGCACCGAGAAATACGTCAACCTCACCGGCGTCTCGCGTGCCACGGCGTACCGCGAGCTGACGCATCTGACCGAGCTGGGTTTGCTCAACCGCACGGGGCAAGGCAGGGGCACGCGGTATGGGTTGGCGGATGATGTGGGGTCGGCGGAGCAGACTGGCGTTCAGGCATAA
- a CDS encoding VIT domain-containing protein, translated as MKSFVQQWIRPLFFLCVCCLAGAAAAQSLTLDRKDDRTLSPYFFVQSDDPSVEQLPLQSTQVDARIAGTIADVTVTQTYANRGQSPIEALYVFPASTRAAVHGMKMTIGERVVEARIEKREDARQQYEQARKEGRSASLLEQQRPNVFQMNLANIMPGDVVKVELRYTELIVPEDGVYAFVYPTVVGPRYSNQPLSQGTANDQWVANPTLRQGEAPTSTLEIQVDLAAGLPVRDVACSTHKTSVAFDGPTAARITLAPEEAHGGNRDFVLRYRLAGQAIQQGLLLYQGQDANYFLLTAQPPKQVTPAVIPGREYVFIVDISGSMHGFPLDVSKELLRNLIGGLRPTDRFNVLLFSGSSAALAEESLPATPENLRRAIDVIDRKQGGGSTELLPAFKHALALKTRKDFARTVVIVTDGYVTVEEEVFDLIRQNLDRTNVFPFGIGSSVNRHLMEGMARVGMGEPFVVAKPEQARAEAERFRKMIASPVLTGVKVMFDGFDAYDVEPAKVPDVLAERPLVVFGKWRGTPQGRIHIKGVSGHGPYHDVVDVARHAPSPSATALPYLWARHRIALLSDYNGIKKDDKRVDEVTRLGLQHHLLTAYTSFVAVDSAVRNTAGVADKVQQPLLLPQGVSNLAVGGASRVYSSAVAAAAPAAAAPVATSKLTYSADAFFAPRQAVLDADGKRKLDDLIAKVKNVNLEVIIVVGHADPHEPAAMAQKLSEDRATAVRDYLVSQGIPAARIHTEGKGAKQPVAGCPPSTPPAQKPACLRDSGAKNRRAELEVVGTRP; from the coding sequence ATGAAGTCATTCGTCCAGCAGTGGATACGCCCACTTTTCTTCCTGTGCGTATGTTGTCTGGCCGGCGCTGCGGCGGCGCAAAGCCTGACGCTGGATCGCAAAGACGACCGCACGCTGTCGCCCTACTTCTTTGTGCAAAGCGACGACCCGTCCGTCGAGCAACTGCCCCTGCAATCGACCCAGGTCGATGCGCGCATCGCCGGCACGATCGCCGACGTCACTGTCACGCAGACCTACGCCAACCGGGGCCAGTCGCCGATCGAGGCGCTGTATGTGTTTCCGGCCTCCACGCGCGCCGCCGTGCACGGCATGAAGATGACGATTGGCGAGCGCGTGGTCGAAGCCAGGATTGAAAAGCGCGAAGACGCCCGGCAGCAGTACGAGCAGGCGCGCAAGGAAGGCCGCAGCGCCTCGCTGCTGGAGCAGCAGCGGCCCAACGTGTTCCAGATGAACCTGGCCAACATCATGCCGGGCGATGTGGTGAAGGTGGAGCTGCGCTACACCGAGCTGATCGTGCCCGAAGACGGTGTATATGCCTTCGTCTACCCCACGGTGGTGGGCCCGCGCTATTCCAACCAACCCCTGAGCCAGGGCACGGCCAACGACCAGTGGGTGGCCAACCCCACGCTGCGCCAGGGCGAGGCCCCCACGTCCACGCTCGAAATCCAAGTCGATCTGGCCGCCGGCTTGCCGGTGCGCGATGTGGCGTGCAGCACGCACAAGACCAGCGTGGCGTTTGACGGCCCCACGGCCGCGCGCATCACGCTGGCGCCCGAAGAGGCGCACGGCGGCAACCGCGACTTTGTGCTGCGCTACCGGCTGGCGGGCCAGGCGATTCAACAGGGGCTGCTGCTGTACCAGGGCCAGGACGCAAACTACTTCCTGCTGACGGCGCAGCCGCCGAAGCAGGTCACGCCGGCGGTGATTCCGGGGCGCGAATACGTGTTCATCGTCGATATCTCGGGCTCGATGCACGGCTTTCCGCTGGATGTGTCGAAAGAGCTGTTGCGCAACCTGATCGGCGGCCTGCGGCCGACGGATCGCTTCAACGTGCTGCTGTTCTCAGGCAGCAGCGCCGCGCTTGCTGAGGAATCGCTGCCGGCCACGCCCGAGAACCTGCGCCGCGCCATCGATGTGATCGACCGCAAGCAAGGCGGCGGCAGCACCGAGCTGCTGCCGGCCTTCAAACACGCGCTGGCCTTGAAGACGCGCAAGGACTTTGCCCGCACGGTGGTGATCGTCACCGACGGCTACGTCACCGTCGAAGAAGAAGTGTTCGACCTGATCCGCCAGAACCTGGACCGCACCAACGTGTTCCCCTTTGGCATCGGCAGTTCCGTCAACCGCCATTTAATGGAAGGCATGGCACGCGTGGGCATGGGCGAGCCGTTTGTGGTGGCCAAGCCCGAGCAGGCGCGCGCCGAGGCGGAGCGCTTTCGCAAAATGATCGCCTCCCCGGTGCTGACCGGCGTAAAGGTGATGTTTGACGGCTTTGACGCCTACGACGTCGAGCCCGCCAAGGTACCCGACGTGCTGGCCGAGCGCCCGCTGGTGGTGTTTGGCAAGTGGCGCGGCACGCCGCAGGGCCGCATCCACATCAAGGGTGTGTCAGGCCACGGGCCGTATCACGACGTGGTGGACGTGGCCCGCCATGCCCCATCGCCCAGCGCAACCGCCCTGCCCTACCTGTGGGCGCGGCACCGCATCGCGCTGCTGTCGGACTACAACGGCATCAAGAAAGACGACAAGCGCGTGGACGAGGTCACGCGCCTGGGCCTGCAGCACCACCTGCTCACCGCCTACACCTCGTTTGTGGCGGTCGATTCGGCGGTGCGCAACACGGCCGGCGTGGCCGACAAGGTGCAGCAGCCTTTGCTGCTGCCGCAGGGCGTGTCGAACCTGGCGGTGGGCGGTGCGTCGCGCGTGTACAGCAGCGCGGTGGCCGCTGCGGCGCCGGCCGCAGCCGCGCCGGTGGCCACTTCGAAATTGACCTATTCCGCCGACGCCTTCTTTGCCCCACGCCAGGCCGTCCTGGATGCGGACGGCAAACGCAAGCTGGATGACCTGATTGCGAAGGTGAAGAACGTGAACCTGGAAGTCATCATCGTCGTCGGCCACGCCGATCCGCACGAGCCGGCCGCCATGGCGCAAAAACTGTCGGAAGACCGCGCCACGGCGGTGCGCGATTACCTGGTCAGCCAAGGCATTCCGGCCGCGCGCATTCACACCGAAGGCAAAGGTGCCAAGCAGCCCGTGGCCGGTTGCCCGCCCAGCACGCCGCCGGCGCAAAAGCCCGCCTGCCTGCGCGACAGCGGCGCCAAAAACCGCCGGGCTGAACTGGAAGTGGTTGGGACCAGGCCGTGA
- a CDS encoding phage holin family protein, with the protein MFANLTPFLLHWAITALGLWVASHVFKGMRFDGAGALVIAALLLGLANAVVRPLLVFLTLPLTLITFGLFLLVINALMLMLVAKLVQGFHLNGFWTAFWASLFISLLSLVLGTFILGGTPEFTIETSPAPGRNWL; encoded by the coding sequence ATGTTCGCCAACCTCACTCCTTTTCTGCTGCACTGGGCCATCACCGCGCTTGGCCTGTGGGTGGCCAGCCATGTGTTCAAGGGCATGCGCTTCGACGGCGCAGGCGCGCTGGTGATCGCGGCGCTGTTGCTGGGCCTGGCCAACGCCGTGGTGCGGCCGCTGCTGGTGTTTTTGACCTTGCCGCTGACGCTGATCACCTTTGGCCTTTTCCTGCTGGTGATCAACGCGCTGATGCTGATGCTGGTGGCCAAGCTGGTGCAGGGCTTTCACCTGAACGGTTTTTGGACCGCCTTCTGGGCCAGCCTGTTCATCTCGCTGCTGAGCCTGGTGCTGGGCACCTTCATCCTGGGCGGCACGCCCGAGTTCACCATCGAGACCAGCCCCGCGCCGGGCCGCAACTGGCTGTGA
- the dusA gene encoding tRNA dihydrouridine(20/20a) synthase DusA has product MSSAPPPLEPTLKPCSPWRLSVAPMIDWTDRHCRYFHRLLTQRTRLYTEMVNAGAIVHGGTERHLRYNAEEHPVALQLGGSEPGRLAQAARLGAEWGYDEINLNCGCPSERVQRGAFGACLMAEPHLVADCVKAMADVVDVPVTVKHRIGIDKIESYDFVRDFVGTVAGAGCQVFIVHARNAWLKGLSPKENREIPPLRYELVYQLKRDFPRLTIVLNGGVTTDEQIAHHLQHVDGVMLGREAYHHPWMMTAWDANFLGGAPHLTTPDEVEAAMVAYMAREAVQHGTTWYAIARHMLGLHHGRRGARLWRQVWSDHKLKDWPAAEVAARARTQWQAEALA; this is encoded by the coding sequence ATGTCGTCTGCCCCGCCGCCCTTGGAACCGACCCTGAAGCCCTGCAGCCCTTGGCGCCTGTCGGTGGCCCCGATGATCGATTGGACCGATCGCCACTGCCGGTACTTCCACCGGCTATTGACGCAGCGCACGCGGCTGTACACCGAGATGGTGAACGCAGGGGCCATCGTGCACGGCGGGACGGAGCGGCACCTGCGCTACAACGCCGAAGAGCACCCCGTCGCCCTGCAACTGGGCGGCAGCGAGCCCGGCCGGCTGGCGCAGGCGGCGCGCCTGGGGGCCGAGTGGGGCTATGACGAGATCAACCTCAATTGCGGCTGCCCCAGCGAGCGCGTTCAGCGCGGCGCCTTCGGCGCCTGCCTGATGGCTGAGCCGCACCTGGTGGCCGACTGCGTGAAGGCGATGGCCGATGTGGTCGATGTGCCGGTGACGGTGAAGCACCGCATCGGCATCGACAAGATCGAGAGCTACGACTTTGTGCGCGACTTCGTGGGCACCGTGGCCGGCGCGGGCTGCCAGGTTTTCATCGTGCATGCGCGCAACGCCTGGCTGAAGGGCCTGAGCCCGAAGGAAAACCGCGAGATCCCGCCGCTGCGCTACGAGTTGGTCTATCAGTTGAAGCGCGATTTTCCTCGGCTCACCATCGTGCTCAACGGCGGCGTGACCACCGATGAGCAGATCGCCCACCATCTGCAGCACGTCGACGGCGTGATGCTGGGGCGCGAGGCCTACCACCACCCGTGGATGATGACCGCGTGGGACGCGAACTTTCTCGGCGGCGCACCCCACCTGACCACGCCCGACGAAGTTGAGGCCGCCATGGTGGCTTACATGGCGCGCGAGGCCGTCCAGCACGGCACCACCTGGTACGCCATCGCGCGCCACATGCTCGGCTTGCACCACGGCCGGCGCGGTGCGCGGCTGTGGCGCCAGGTGTGGAGCGACCATAAGCTGAAAGACTGGCCGGCGGCCGAGGTGGCGGCACGGGCGCGTACCCAGTGGCAGGCTGAAGCGCTGGCCTGA
- the phbB gene encoding acetoacetyl-CoA reductase has protein sequence MSQKVAYVTGGMGGIGTAICQRLHKEGFKVIAGAGPTRDTQKWLDEQKALGYTFHASVGNVGDWQSTTDAFTKAKAEHGPIDVLVNNAGITRDRMFLKMTREDWDAVIDTNLTSMFNVTKQVIPDMVERGWGRVIQISSVNGEKGQAGQTNYSAAKAGMHGFAMALAQELANKGVTVNTVSPGYIGTDMVKAIRPDVLEKIVATIPVKRLGTPEEIGSIVAWLAGDDSGFTTGANFSCNGGLHMG, from the coding sequence ATGAGTCAGAAAGTTGCATACGTCACCGGCGGCATGGGCGGCATCGGCACCGCGATTTGCCAGCGCCTGCACAAGGAGGGCTTCAAGGTCATCGCCGGCGCGGGCCCCACGCGCGACACCCAGAAATGGCTGGACGAGCAGAAGGCGCTGGGCTACACCTTTCACGCCAGCGTGGGCAACGTGGGCGACTGGCAGTCCACCACCGACGCCTTCACCAAGGCCAAGGCCGAGCACGGCCCGATCGACGTGCTGGTCAACAACGCCGGCATCACGCGCGACCGCATGTTCCTCAAGATGACGCGCGAAGACTGGGACGCGGTGATCGACACCAACCTGACCAGCATGTTCAACGTGACCAAGCAGGTCATTCCCGACATGGTCGAGCGTGGCTGGGGCCGCGTGATCCAGATCAGCTCGGTCAACGGCGAGAAGGGTCAGGCCGGCCAGACCAACTACTCGGCCGCCAAGGCCGGCATGCACGGCTTTGCCATGGCGCTGGCGCAGGAGCTGGCCAACAAGGGCGTCACGGTCAACACCGTCAGCCCCGGCTACATCGGCACCGACATGGTCAAGGCTATCCGCCCCGACGTGCTGGAGAAGATCGTGGCCACCATCCCCGTCAAGCGCCTGGGCACACCTGAAGAGATCGGCTCCATCGTCGCCTGGCTGGCGGGCGACGATTCGGGCTTTACCACCGGTGCCAACTTCTCGTGCAACGGCGGCCTGCACATGGGCTGA